The Chitinophagales bacterium sequence TGATTTTCGCCAAAGTCCGGCAAAGAAAAAAGTGGTGAGCATTCCGCCAAATAAAAAACTCCACCAGAGCCAGTTGCCCGATATCCCGTGCTGTGCGACCAGTTCAGTAACTGCCAACGGAGTATCAGCAGCAAAGGTGGTAGCCACCATAGAAATACCTGCCAGGTACCAGGGGAATTGCCGTCCACCCAGGAAAAAATCCTCCAAGCTTTTGGCTGCTTTTTTGCGTACAAAGAGACTGATGGCCAATGATATAATCAAAAACACTACAATAAGCGACCAGTCAATATAGTGGAGGGTGTTTTGCACTTGCATGGCTCAAAATTAGTTTATTTGGGCTTATATTTTCAGTGCCCAAATTTCTTTTGCATCTTTTGACCCGATTCAATATTTCAGCAAGGGAGCATGCTCCCTTGTTTGAGTACAAGGAAATTTGCCGTACACCTGAGGCGAAATATCCATAAGGATGTGTTTTGGCCTGCCGAGACATTTATCGTCTTGGGCGCAACCATGCCAAAGGAAATTCCCCTTATTTATTTGATGCAAGGGATTAGCACTGTATTTTCACCCTATGAAGTTTTTTAAGCGGCTGCTTTTAATTTTTTTCCTGCTCTCCGGCATTCTGCTGATTGTTGTAGGGATTGTTTATAAAATGGAAACCCAGTTGGATTTTCCACAAATTGACAATCGCTCTATTGCAGAACAGGAAAGGGAAAACCCGGGCAATGATTTCTATGTGCTCGGTGCCAACTGGCTGAAGAAAAACGACTATGGCATTTGGGAAATGTACCTTGAAGGCAATGCTTTTGAGCGCGGTATTGCGCACGGAAAACTGGCGCGGGAACTGGTACAGGATCAGGAACGCTATTTTGTGGAACAGATCAAGGAACTGGTGCCCTCGGATTTTTACCTGCGCTTTTTGAAATATTTTGTGCGCTGGTTCAACAGGGATATTGACGAATACATCCCTGAGGAATACAAAAAAGAAATCTATGGTGTTTCTTTTTCCGCTTCAGATGATTATGGTTTTATTGGCAATAATTACGAGCGCATTCTGAATTACCACGCGGCACATGATATTGGCCACGCTTTGCAAAACTTGGCTTTGGTGGGCTGCACTTCATTTTCTACCTGGGACGATAATTCCAAAAAAGGAGATTTGTTCATCGGCAGAAATTTTGATTTTTATGCCGGGGAAAATTTCGCCAAAGACAAAATCCTCCTATTTATTAATCCCGATAAAGGCTATAAACTGGCAACAGTGAGTTGGGGCGGATTTATCGGGGTGGTTTCAGGCATGAATGAAAAAGGACTTTCAGTGACCATGAATGCCGCAAAGTCTGAAATTCCGGGAGGCGCGGCAACGCCTATTTCCATTATTGGCCGGGAAATTTTGCAGTATGCCGCCAATATTGAGGAAGCTTTTCAAATTGCCCAAAAACGCAGGTCCTTTGTTTCAGAATCTATTATGATTGGCTCGGAAACTGATGGAAAAACAGCTCTGATAGAAATTACACCGGATACCACTGTTCTTTTTCTGCCCCAAGCTTCAAACTCAAAAATGCTTTGCTCCAATCATTTTCGCTCGGAATATTTTTCAGGGCTGGAATTGCACAAACGCGATCGCGAAAGAAGTGCTTCTGCCTACCGATTTGAACGCCTCAAAGAATTGATGCAGCATTATGACACCTTAGATGCCGAAAAATACGCAGCCATTTTACGCGACAGAAAAGGCCTGGGGAATGAGGATATAGGAACGGGCAATGAAAAAGCCCTCAATCAATTGATTGCCCACCACGCTGTGATCTTTAATCTCACTAAAAAAATATTCTGGCTTTCTGCAAACCCTTTTCAATTGGGCGCTTTCATCCCCTACCAGTTGGATGAGGTTTTTGATAAATATCCCGGGCTGAAAATGGATTCAGCCATTTACAATAGGGATTTAATCATTCCGGCAGATACTTTTTTACAGCATCCGGAATATGATCGGTTTTTGACCTACAAATCACTTTTGAAAAAAATAAAGAAAGCCATTGCCAATAAAACGCAATTGAATGATAAACTGCTGGGTGATTTTGAGGCTGCCAACCCGCAAATGTACCTTACACATTGGGTGCTGGGCAATTATTACGCAATACAAGAAAATTGCAATAAAGCAGAACAACATTATCAAAAAGCTTTGGAATTGGAAATTCCCAACAAAGGAGAAGCAGAGCAAATTGAAAAAGATCGCTTAAATTGCTCCTGAAAATTTGAAAAAAAAATGCTGCACCCTCAAATAGAATTTATGTCCCCTGAGGCCATCCGGTCATTCCAGGATAAAAAGCTGAAAGAACAATTGCGCTATTTGCAATTGCATTCGCCTTATTATCAGCGTATTTTCAGGGAAAAGGGCATAGATATCGATGAAATAAACGGGATTGAGGACCTACAAAAATTTCCGCTTACCAGTAAAGATCAATTGCAACAATTCAATGATGATTTCATTTGTGTTTCAAAAAGAAAAATCATCGATTATATTACCAGTTCCGGGACTTTGGGCGATCCGGTGACTTTTGCCCTCACGGATAAAGACCTCGATAGACTGGCTTATAATGAGGCCATTTCATATGACTGTGCAGGCATCAACGATGAAGATACCATTCAATTAATGACCACCATTGACAAACGTTTTATGGCAGGCCTGGCCTATTTTATCGGGGCGCGAAAACTGGGCGCAGGTATAGTTCGGGTAGGAGCGGGTGCGCCTGAGCTGCAATGGGATACTATTAAAAGAATCAAGCCCAATGTGCTGGTGGCAGTACCTTCTTTTATTTTGAAATTGATTGAATTTGCTGAAAAAAATGGCCTCAATTTTCAGAACAGCAGTATTCAAAAAATTATCTGTATTGGCGAGCCGATTCGGCAGAAAAATTTTGAATTGAATACGCTGGGGCAGAAAATAACTGAAAAATGGGATGTGCAATTGTTTTCGACCTATGCTTCCACTGAAATGAGTACTGCATTTACCGAATGTGAAGCTGGAAAAGGCGGGCATCAGCATCCCGAGTTGATTATCTGCGAATTCCTGGATGATGCCGGAAAACCTGTTCCAAAAGGTGTGCCTGGAGAACTGGTGATTACCACCCTGGGCATGGAAGGTATGCCGCTGCTGCGCTTTAAAACGGGTGATATTGTGGAGCAATTTGAAGCAACCTGCACATGTGGGCGCAACTCCATGCGTATTGGGCCGGTGCTGGGGCGCAAACAGCAAATGATCAAATACAAAGGCACTACGCTTTATCCGCCCGCCATTTATGATGTGCTGAACAATATTAAGGGCGTGGAGAATTATATTGTGGAAGTGCGCAATAATGAGGTGGGAATGGATAATTTATTGATCCGAATCGGGTTGAATGATCTGGCCACTGAAGAGGACTTTGAAAAAGTCATTAAAGATCATTTCAGGGCACGCTTGCGTGTAGCACCTGATGTGTTATTCGAAAACCCTCAGAAGATTTCAGCGGAGCAATTTCCTCCGAAATCGAGGAAACCCGTATTTTTCTTAGATAAAAGAAGTAAGTAGTAACCTATATATTTGCAAAGGAAATGGAGCTGAAAGATACATTCAAACAAAGAGGAGAAAGGGCCCAACTGGTTGGTCTTTTGAAAAAAAAAGGGATAGAAGATCCCAAAGTACTGGCTGCTATTGATAAAGTTCCACGGCATTTTTTTATTCCCGATAATGCTTTTTATCACCGCGCATATGAGGATACAGCTTTCCCTATAGAAGCAGGGCAAACCATTTCGCAGCCCTATACAGTTGCTTTTCAAACGCAGTTGTTGGAGGTAGCGCCTAAGGATAAAATTTTAGAAATTGGTACAGGCTCCGGTTATCAGGCGGTTGTTCTTTCTGTAATGGGGGCGAAAGTTTACAGTATAGAACGACAGAAAAAACTGTATGACCAGACCAAAGCACTGCTTGAAAAACTGCCTTACAGGAATATCCGCACTTTTTATGGCGATGGATTTGAAGGCAAGGAGGCTTATGCCCCTTATGATAAAATTTTAATCACTGCTGCTGCTCCCGAACTGCCAAAAAAACTGATGCAGCAACTGAAAGTAGGCGGGTATTTGGTTATTCCGTTTGGCGAGGGCAATACACAAACCATGATGCGCTTTACAAAAATCAGCGAGAAAGAATTTGAACAGGAGGAGTTTGATAAATTTCGCTTTGTGCCAATGCTGAAAGGGAAAGCCTGGTAACCTGAGTTCGATAATTATTTAAGAGCTCAGGTTGGTAAATTAACCCTTATATTTCAAAGCCCTTTGCAATTCTCTTTTGGATTCGCGCTCTTTTATGGAATGTCTTTTATCGTGTATTTTTTTACCTTTTGCCAGGGCAATATTTAATTTGGCAAATCCCCTCTTGGAGATAAACAGGCGCAAAGCAACAATTGTCAGGCTCTTGTCTTTTTTCTTTTTTTCCAGCAGCTTTTTCAATTCCTTTTTTGTGAGCAGCAGTTTGCGCACGCGCAATGGATCATGATTGTAAACACCACCATGTGTGTATTCTGCGATATGCATGTTTTTAATATAGAGTTCGTTTTTTCTGAAAAAGCAATAAGCCTCTTTTAAATTGGCTTCTCCCGAACGTATGGATTTAATTTCAGAGCCAGTGAGCTGAATCCCGGCAGTGTATTTGTCCAGTATTTCATACTCAAAGCGCGCTTTTCGGTTTTTTATATTCAGATTGTCCTTCTTCTCCGCTGCCATTTTCAAATCGATTTAAAAATTGTCTTCAGTTTTTCTTTGCTTAAAATTCGCTGTTCCTGTGTGCCTTCAGCAATCAGTCGCTGATTGTGTGCTACCTTAAAACTGCAAAGCACTTTATTGTTTTCGACTGATTCCAGTTTTGCTGTAAACACAAGTTCAGCACCAACAGCTGCCGGTGCATGATGTTTAATACTCAATGCACTGCCAATGCCTTCTTCATGTTCTTCCTTCATTTCGAGCACAAACAAGCGACAGGCCCATTCGGCATCCCGGGCCAATGCAAAGGTAGCATAAACAGCATGTACCTCACCACTTTCAAATCGGGCTGTATCATTTTTTGATACCTTGTGCCGGTATGTTTTAATTGCGCCAATTTCAAATGGGTTTCGCATAAAACAATAATTTAATTAAAAACAGTTTTTCAGCTTAAAATCAATATTTTTGCCTGAAATGAAGAACAATATTGCAGAAAATTATTGGTATTATATCTGCATTGCCGGATTGGCACTTGTGTATGCACTGGGTTTGCAGATAGATTTGATGGATATAGATGCCGCACAATATGCGAGTATTGCAAGAGAAATGGCAGAAAACGGCAATTACCTGCAAGTGCAGCACCGCCTGAAAGATTATCTCGATAAACCGCCTTTGCTCTTTTGGCTTTCGTCCCTTTCCTTTCAGATTTTCGGCATCAGCAATTGGGCCTATAAACTGCCGAGTTTTTTATCTACGCTAATTGGTGTTTTTGCGCTTTACCGTTTTGCTACTTTGTTCTACAGTAAAGACACTGCAAGACTTTCCGCACTGATCTATGCTTCTTGCCAGGCACTTATCCTGATCAATAATGATGTAAGAACAGATACTTTATTGACCAATGCCGTGATTTTTTCAATTTGGCAATTGGCTGCTTTTATGAAAAATCCCAAAGCCGTATTTTTTATTGGCAGTGCTGTGGGCATTGCACTGGGGCTTTTGGCCAAAGGCCCGCTCGGGTTGATGATTCCGGCATTGGCTTTTGGTACTCATTTTCTACTAAGGGGGGAATGGAAACAATTTTTCAGACCAGCCTGGTACGGTATAATCTTACTTAGTTTATTGATGATCAGCCCAATGATCTGGGGACTTTATGAGCAATATGGCAATTATGGTCCTTATTTTTTCTTTTGGGAACAGAGCTTTGGACGACTAACGGGTGAAAATGCTTTTATTCAATCTCAGGCAGTCAGACAGGATCCTTCACCTTTGTTTTTTACGCATACTTTTCTCTGGTCATTTTTGCCTTTTTCACTCTTTGCAGTATTTGGTGTTTTCAGAAAAATACTGAACCTCATTGTTTTCAGACAAAAAAATTCGGGAAACAGGGAGCAAATAGCACTGGGCGGATTTGTGCTTACTTTTATTGCCATGTCTATGTCGCAATATAAATTGCCGCATTATATCTATCCTGCATATCCATTGGCGGCAGTACTTACAGCACGGTTTATCCTGTTGATGACTGAAAAACAAAGGCCCTACTGGCAGCATTTTATCCGTTATTTTCAGTTGTTTGTCACAATTTCTTTGCTGGGCATTGCTGTTTGGATGGGCACACAATGGTTCGGTGTAGCTCAGCTCATCATATGGATTTTATTTGCTGTTTTTGCTTTGCTCAGTATTTTGGCATTTTTCAATGTCCACAAAAAAATCAGTGTTGTAATGCCATCAGTATTGGCAATTATTGCAGCAAATTTTATTGTAAACGGATTTTTCTATCCACAGCTTTTAAAATACCAGGGTACAAAAGAATTGGCCAATTATATTGAACAAAAGCAAATTTCAATTGATAATGTCTATACCTATAAAAGCAATTTTCATTCATTGGATTTCTACAGTCAAAGTATTGTTCAGGCAATTTACAGCAAAGAAAGAATTAGCAGCTGGAATAAAACTGCTTATTTGATTGTTCCTAGTGATGAAATGCATGAAATAGAAGATTCAGGTATCTCTTATGAAGAAATGGAAAATTTTTATTATTATCCTGTAACACTTATTACTGGCAAATTTTTATCTCCTGAAACAAGAGATCAGAAATTGAGGAAATTAAATTTGATAAAAATAAACTGATGCTGCATTTTGTGATTTATGGTATTGCTTTGGGCATTTTTCTTATTGCAGGATGTGGTAAGTCAAAAAACTGCATTGATTATGAAAATGTGAATGTAAATAAAGTATGTAGTACAATTTACGACCCCGTTTGTGGTTGTGACGACCGCACCTACCAAAATGAGTGTCGCGCAGAAGCCAATGGCGTGGTACTGTGGAGTAAAGGCCCCTGTATAAGATGAGCAAGTTAGATGAGAAGAAAAACCTCAATGCCCACCTGATTGAGAAATACCGCGAAATGGTTCGCAAACGCTATGACTATGAGCGCTTAGCAGAAAACTACGATTTGCCCAGAGGCATCAACAGGGAATTGGTGCAGACCGTGCGAAACTATTTTTTAATGGTTATGTATCCTTCTATTGAAGTGAGAGAGGAGCTCGATGAAGCCTTTACTTATTTGAGCAGTTATGTTCGTCACCCTACCAAAGTGTTTAAGTTAATCGGAAGCATGTCAAGTGCGGTGTTTACATTTGGTTTTCAGCTTCCACGGGCATTAAGGGCAGGTATGCTTTCGCTTGAAGCGTTTTTAAACACAAAAAAGTTTGAAGGGCGCATTAAAGAAAGTATAGTAGAAATTGGCATGAAAGTTCCGATCAGTGATGAAGATTACAGGCATGCCATGGCCGCTATTCCGGAAAATGAGGCCAAAAAATTTCTCAGAGATATTGAGCATCTACTCGAATTTTTAACAGATACTTCATTGCTTAAAAAAACTGTAGAGGTAATGGAAACGGTTGTTTTAAAGATGGAAAAAAATCCTGAAACCTTTAGTCAAGAGGAAGTAAGTGGCATTCAACTCGGAATAGAAATAATGAACAACGGCTATGTTGTTTTTGAAGACATGGACAGGCGCACCAAAAAAAATATGATCCAATTAATTTCTAAAGTAGAAAGGGATTTTATGGAAACAGTCTATGATAAAAACTAAAACTCTATCTCAATACCATCTTTATCCAGAAAATGATATTCAGTCAGGTGATAGTCATTATTGGCGTAAACGGGCACTGAAGTTTTATATTCCCACATCCACTTCATGCGTTTAGAGGGGATTCCCCTGTTTATATAAGCTTCAATATATGGATGGGTGTACAAATTAAAATCATAGCCCAGCTCAAGTAGCTTTTTAAGCTTAATTTCAATTTCATCTATCAGCAGAATAGAGGCCTGAATTTGACCCGTACCTCCACAAGAAGGACAGTTTTCGGTTGTTGTGATATTAATTTCAGGACGGGTTCTTTCCCTTGTGATTTGTATCAAACCAAACTTGCTCAAAGGAAGCACAGCATGTTTAGCCCGATCATTTTTCATAAAATCCTTCATGGCCTGATACAGCTGCTTTTTATGCTCTATTTTTTTCAGGTCGATAAAATCCACCACAATGATTCCGCCAATATCCCTCAATCGCAATTGACGCGCTACTTCTTTGGCCGCATCCATGTTTACTTTCAATGCCGTAGTTTCCTGATCGTCCTTGCGCGCTACTTTGTAGCCACTATTCACATCAATCACGTGCAGTGCTTCGGTATGCTCTATTACCAGGTAAGAGCCTCCGGGCATTGTTACTGTTTTGCCAAAAAGCGATTTGATCTGCCGAGTGATCGAAAATTTATCAAATAAAGTGGTTTTGGAATCAAAGTGGCTTACTATTCCTTGCCTATCGGGAATGATCTTTTCCAGGTATTGTTCCAGCTCTTTGGCCAGTTGGGGTTCATTTACAATGATCTTATTGAAAGAATCATTGAGCAAATCGCGAATAATACTTGAGGTTTTTTTCAACTCTCCCTGGACTTTTGCCGGAGGTTTAAGCCCTTTCAGGTTTTGAATAATCCCCTTCCATCGCTCAAGTAAACTATTGAGGTCGGCATGAAGGTCGGCAACACTCTTTCCCTCAGCATTGGTGCGCACTACCACTCCAAAATTTTTGGGCTTAATGCTTTCAATCAGGCGCTCTAATCTTTTGCGCTCATCATTGGTAGAAACCCGCTTTGAAACGCCAACACCACTTCCAAGTGGCATCAGCACCAGGTATCGGCCTGCTAAGGAAATTTCGCTGGTAAGTCGAGGGCCTTTGGTGGAAATCGGTTCTTTGAGTACCTGTACCAATACCGGAAATCTCCGGTCTAAAGGTTCATCAATTTTACCCGTTTTCTGAATCTCCTTTTCAAACTTAAGTTGATTGAGGTTGTAATCATTAAAATTACCTGCAATTGAAGACTGAACAATGCGGTTAAGTGTTCTGATGTTTGCACCAAGATCCAGGTAATGAAGGAAAGCATCTTTTTTGTAACCCACATTTACAAAAGCAGCATTCAGGCCAGAGATCGTTTTGGTGATCTTGCCCAGATACACGTCCCCCACTCTGAACTCCTTACCGATTTTTTCGCGGTGAAGTTCAACCAGTTCTTTGTCTTCCAATAATGCTATCTCTACTCCTTCAGGTGAGGAGTTAACGATCAATTCCCTATTGACCATAGAATAAAAAATTTAGGCCGCATTTCTGCAACGAGTAA is a genomic window containing:
- a CDS encoding C45 family peptidase, whose amino-acid sequence is MKFFKRLLLIFFLLSGILLIVVGIVYKMETQLDFPQIDNRSIAEQERENPGNDFYVLGANWLKKNDYGIWEMYLEGNAFERGIAHGKLARELVQDQERYFVEQIKELVPSDFYLRFLKYFVRWFNRDIDEYIPEEYKKEIYGVSFSASDDYGFIGNNYERILNYHAAHDIGHALQNLALVGCTSFSTWDDNSKKGDLFIGRNFDFYAGENFAKDKILLFINPDKGYKLATVSWGGFIGVVSGMNEKGLSVTMNAAKSEIPGGAATPISIIGREILQYAANIEEAFQIAQKRRSFVSESIMIGSETDGKTALIEITPDTTVLFLPQASNSKMLCSNHFRSEYFSGLELHKRDRERSASAYRFERLKELMQHYDTLDAEKYAAILRDRKGLGNEDIGTGNEKALNQLIAHHAVIFNLTKKIFWLSANPFQLGAFIPYQLDEVFDKYPGLKMDSAIYNRDLIIPADTFLQHPEYDRFLTYKSLLKKIKKAIANKTQLNDKLLGDFEAANPQMYLTHWVLGNYYAIQENCNKAEQHYQKALELEIPNKGEAEQIEKDRLNCS
- a CDS encoding AMP-binding protein yields the protein MLHPQIEFMSPEAIRSFQDKKLKEQLRYLQLHSPYYQRIFREKGIDIDEINGIEDLQKFPLTSKDQLQQFNDDFICVSKRKIIDYITSSGTLGDPVTFALTDKDLDRLAYNEAISYDCAGINDEDTIQLMTTIDKRFMAGLAYFIGARKLGAGIVRVGAGAPELQWDTIKRIKPNVLVAVPSFILKLIEFAEKNGLNFQNSSIQKIICIGEPIRQKNFELNTLGQKITEKWDVQLFSTYASTEMSTAFTECEAGKGGHQHPELIICEFLDDAGKPVPKGVPGELVITTLGMEGMPLLRFKTGDIVEQFEATCTCGRNSMRIGPVLGRKQQMIKYKGTTLYPPAIYDVLNNIKGVENYIVEVRNNEVGMDNLLIRIGLNDLATEEDFEKVIKDHFRARLRVAPDVLFENPQKISAEQFPPKSRKPVFFLDKRSK
- a CDS encoding protein-L-isoaspartate(D-aspartate) O-methyltransferase; amino-acid sequence: MELKDTFKQRGERAQLVGLLKKKGIEDPKVLAAIDKVPRHFFIPDNAFYHRAYEDTAFPIEAGQTISQPYTVAFQTQLLEVAPKDKILEIGTGSGYQAVVLSVMGAKVYSIERQKKLYDQTKALLEKLPYRNIRTFYGDGFEGKEAYAPYDKILITAAAPELPKKLMQQLKVGGYLVIPFGEGNTQTMMRFTKISEKEFEQEEFDKFRFVPMLKGKAW
- the smpB gene encoding SsrA-binding protein; this encodes MAAEKKDNLNIKNRKARFEYEILDKYTAGIQLTGSEIKSIRSGEANLKEAYCFFRKNELYIKNMHIAEYTHGGVYNHDPLRVRKLLLTKKELKKLLEKKKKDKSLTIVALRLFISKRGFAKLNIALAKGKKIHDKRHSIKERESKRELQRALKYKG
- a CDS encoding glycosyltransferase family 39 protein, with translation MKNNIAENYWYYICIAGLALVYALGLQIDLMDIDAAQYASIAREMAENGNYLQVQHRLKDYLDKPPLLFWLSSLSFQIFGISNWAYKLPSFLSTLIGVFALYRFATLFYSKDTARLSALIYASCQALILINNDVRTDTLLTNAVIFSIWQLAAFMKNPKAVFFIGSAVGIALGLLAKGPLGLMIPALAFGTHFLLRGEWKQFFRPAWYGIILLSLLMISPMIWGLYEQYGNYGPYFFFWEQSFGRLTGENAFIQSQAVRQDPSPLFFTHTFLWSFLPFSLFAVFGVFRKILNLIVFRQKNSGNREQIALGGFVLTFIAMSMSQYKLPHYIYPAYPLAAVLTARFILLMTEKQRPYWQHFIRYFQLFVTISLLGIAVWMGTQWFGVAQLIIWILFAVFALLSILAFFNVHKKISVVMPSVLAIIAANFIVNGFFYPQLLKYQGTKELANYIEQKQISIDNVYTYKSNFHSLDFYSQSIVQAIYSKERISSWNKTAYLIVPSDEMHEIEDSGISYEEMENFYYYPVTLITGKFLSPETRDQKLRKLNLIKIN
- a CDS encoding Kazal-type serine protease inhibitor, translated to MLHFVIYGIALGIFLIAGCGKSKNCIDYENVNVNKVCSTIYDPVCGCDDRTYQNECRAEANGVVLWSKGPCIR
- a CDS encoding Rne/Rng family ribonuclease — translated: MVNRELIVNSSPEGVEIALLEDKELVELHREKIGKEFRVGDVYLGKITKTISGLNAAFVNVGYKKDAFLHYLDLGANIRTLNRIVQSSIAGNFNDYNLNQLKFEKEIQKTGKIDEPLDRRFPVLVQVLKEPISTKGPRLTSEISLAGRYLVLMPLGSGVGVSKRVSTNDERKRLERLIESIKPKNFGVVVRTNAEGKSVADLHADLNSLLERWKGIIQNLKGLKPPAKVQGELKKTSSIIRDLLNDSFNKIIVNEPQLAKELEQYLEKIIPDRQGIVSHFDSKTTLFDKFSITRQIKSLFGKTVTMPGGSYLVIEHTEALHVIDVNSGYKVARKDDQETTALKVNMDAAKEVARQLRLRDIGGIIVVDFIDLKKIEHKKQLYQAMKDFMKNDRAKHAVLPLSKFGLIQITRERTRPEINITTTENCPSCGGTGQIQASILLIDEIEIKLKKLLELGYDFNLYTHPYIEAYINRGIPSKRMKWMWEYKTSVPVYANNDYHLTEYHFLDKDGIEIEF